The genomic segment TGTTCGTGTTTTTCCTCATCTTTGCCGGAATCATCCTCGACAAGATGGGTGTGCGCTTCACAGCCATTCTTTCCGGCGTGGTGATGCTCATCGGTGCAGTGATTAAATGGTATGCAGTGAGTGATTCGTTTATCGGTAGCGGATTGGAGACATGGTTTACCAACAACCTGAACTACATTCCCGGCTTCGACGAGTTGGGCGTCAGTCCATTCTACGAGGGCATGCCCGCCTCCGCCAAAGTAGCCGCCATCGGTTTCATGATTTTCGGCTGTGGCGTCGAGATGGCTGGTATCACGGTGAGCCGTGGTATCGTGAAATGGTTCAAGGGGCGCGAGATGGCGTTGGCTATGGGCTCTGAAATGGCACTCGCACGCCTCGGTGTTGCTACGTGCATGATTTTCTCACCGTTCTTTGCCAAGCTCGGCGGTGAAGTCAGCGTTTCGCGCTCGGTTGCCTTTGGCGTAGTGCTGCTCTGCATTGCACTCATCATGTTTGTCGTTTACTTCTTCATGGACAAGAAGCTCGATGCACAGACGGGCGAGGCAGAAGAGAAAGACGACCCATTCAAAATCAGCGACCTCGGACAGATTCTCACCTCAAGTGGCTTCTGGCTCGTAGCACTGCTCTGCGTACTCTACTATTCAGCCATTTTCCCGTTCCAGAAATATGCCGTGAACATGCTGCAGTGCAACCTCGACCTGACGGCTCCGGCTTCTGACTCGTTCTGGGCAAGCAACAGCGTGACCATCGTTCAGTACGTCATTATGCTCGTTGTGGCAGCAGCCGGATTCGCAAGCAACTTCCAGAAGAACAAAGGCATGAAATACTGTCTGCTGACAATCTCTGTTGTCTCTCTCGTGGTTTACTGCTACATGGGCTACATGCGCCAGTCTGCTGAAGCCATCTTCGCCGTGTTCCCACTGCTGGCAGTGCTCATCACGCCGATACTCGGAAGCTACGTTGACCACAAGGGAAAAGCTGCTTCGATGCTCGTACTCGGCTCGCTGCTGCTCATCGCTTGCCACCTGACATTCGCTTTCGTGCTTCCCGCATTCAAGGGAAATGGTGCCGGTGGAGTTGTCATTGCCTACCTGACGATTCTCATTCTCGGTGCATCTTTCTCGTTGGTTCCGGCATCATTGTGGCCGAGCGTACCGAAACTTGTTGATGCCAAGGTGATTGGTTCTGCCTATGCGCTGATTTTCTGGATTCAGAACATCGGACTCTGGCTCTTCCCGCTGCTCATCGGAAAGGTGCTGACAGCGACCAATCCCGAGGGAACGCCTGCCGACCAGCTCAACTATACAGCACCGCTCATCATGTTGGCATGCTTGGGTATTGCTGCCCTGCTGTTAGGATTCATCCTCAAGATTGTTGACAAGAAGAAGCACCTCGGACTCGAGGAGCCCAACATCAAAGAATAAGATTCAGAAAACAAAACAGCCGCGGAGGGTTTGTAATGAACCGTCCGCGGCTTTCTTTACATTATTATATATAACTGACGCATGACCGAACAACTCCGCAGAAAACTCAGCGACTTGCCAGTGGTGCGCTGGACAGCACTCCTCATCGTTGCTTTCACCATGATGATGGGCTATTACATCACCTATCAGATGTCGCCGTTGGAGTCACTCCTCGAATCGCCGGTAGCCAGTGGTGGCATGAACTGGACGAGCACGGAGTACGGATTCTTCTCCGGCTCCTACGGATTCATCAACGTCTTTCTCCTGATGCTGTTCTTCGGCGGACTGATTCTCGACAAGATGGGCGTCCGCTTCACGGGCATATTGGCTTGCACGCTGATGGTTGCCGGTGTACTGATGATGTATTATGCCGTCACATTCATCACGCCCGATGCTGCCACGCACGTCAATCTTCCCCTGCTGGGGCTTCCCGACATGATGCTCAAACGGCAAGTTATCTATTCGGCACTGGGCTTCGCCGTTTTCGGCGTGGGCAATGAGATGTGCGGCATCACCGTCTCGAAGGTCATGGTGAAATGGTTCACCGGTCATGAGATGGCACTCGCCATGGGCATACAGGTAGGTCTTGCGCGCTTGGGAACAGGCGCCGCCATGTCCGTCAGCCTGCCGTTGGCACTCCGCCATTCGCTCTCCGCTCCCCTACTCCTGAGCTTTGTGCTCATCTCTGCAGCATTGCTCTTCTACATCGTCTATTGCGTCATGGACCGCCGGTTGGAAAAGAGCGCTCCCGCAACCGTACAACAGGGGACTGACGACGACGAGAGCTTCCGCTTTTCCGATATCCTCGTGACGATAAAGAGCCCGGGCTTCTGGCTCGTCACGCTGCTCTGTCTGCTGTTCTACTCGGCGATGAACCCATTCTTCAACTTCGCCCCGAAGCTGATGATAGTGAAATACGGCATCTCCGAAAGCCTTGCCGGACTCATTCCCGCCATCATCCCCTTCGGAAGCATCGTGCTCACGCCACTCTTCGGAACCATATACGACCGGCGCGGATTCGGAGCCACGCTCATCATCATCGGCACGCTACTCATGGCAGTCGTGCATTTCGTCTTCTCGCTGCCCCTCCATTCCAGTCTGTTGGCAGTATCAATGATGGTCATTCTCGGACTGGCGTTCTCACTCGTGCCCAGCGCACTGTGGC from the Prevotella sp. Rep29 genome contains:
- a CDS encoding MFS transporter, coding for MTQTIQKTLRDSAGMRWTALLLLALAMFCSYIFMDILSPIKDLMQETRGWDSDAFGTMQGAETFLNVFVFFLIFAGIILDKMGVRFTAILSGVVMLIGAVIKWYAVSDSFIGSGLETWFTNNLNYIPGFDELGVSPFYEGMPASAKVAAIGFMIFGCGVEMAGITVSRGIVKWFKGREMALAMGSEMALARLGVATCMIFSPFFAKLGGEVSVSRSVAFGVVLLCIALIMFVVYFFMDKKLDAQTGEAEEKDDPFKISDLGQILTSSGFWLVALLCVLYYSAIFPFQKYAVNMLQCNLDLTAPASDSFWASNSVTIVQYVIMLVVAAAGFASNFQKNKGMKYCLLTISVVSLVVYCYMGYMRQSAEAIFAVFPLLAVLITPILGSYVDHKGKAASMLVLGSLLLIACHLTFAFVLPAFKGNGAGGVVIAYLTILILGASFSLVPASLWPSVPKLVDAKVIGSAYALIFWIQNIGLWLFPLLIGKVLTATNPEGTPADQLNYTAPLIMLACLGIAALLLGFILKIVDKKKHLGLEEPNIKE
- a CDS encoding nitrate/nitrite transporter, with product MTEQLRRKLSDLPVVRWTALLIVAFTMMMGYYITYQMSPLESLLESPVASGGMNWTSTEYGFFSGSYGFINVFLLMLFFGGLILDKMGVRFTGILACTLMVAGVLMMYYAVTFITPDAATHVNLPLLGLPDMMLKRQVIYSALGFAVFGVGNEMCGITVSKVMVKWFTGHEMALAMGIQVGLARLGTGAAMSVSLPLALRHSLSAPLLLSFVLISAALLFYIVYCVMDRRLEKSAPATVQQGTDDDESFRFSDILVTIKSPGFWLVTLLCLLFYSAMNPFFNFAPKLMIVKYGISESLAGLIPAIIPFGSIVLTPLFGTIYDRRGFGATLIIIGTLLMAVVHFVFSLPLHSSLLAVSMMVILGLAFSLVPSALWPSVPKIIPLRRLGTAYGMIFFIQNIGLMAVRMLIGRVNETDPSYTRSMTIFALFGAAAFISALLLYATDKRKKYGLQKPNIQE